From Larus michahellis chromosome 5, bLarMic1.1, whole genome shotgun sequence, the proteins below share one genomic window:
- the TMEM144 gene encoding transmembrane protein 144 isoform X1 → MNFGQAYSTFNISNGTDLAIGFTSSAVAVLLFGTNFVPVKKFDTGDGMFFQWILCASIWIVSLVVNLIQNCPRFWPLAMVGGFVWATGNVTVVPIVKTIGLALGLLIWASFNLLTGWASSRFGWFGIDPEEVARPILNYIGAGLSLLSAVIFLFIKPEVQSSSASLESTPLLRESSVNVSEDTSDDSWVNRLSPAKKRLIGCSLAVVAGILYGSSFVPVLYIKDHGRRNESIYTGASQFDLDYVFAHFSGIFLTSTIYFLIYCAVRKNKPNVYPQAILPGFVSGVLWAIANCCWFIANHYLSAVVSFPIITAGPGLVAAMWGVLVFKEIKGLKNYVLLSVAFCIILAGSLSTAFSKV, encoded by the exons ATGAACTTCGGGCAAGCTTACAGTACCTTTAACATCAGCAATGGGACAGATCTGGCTATTGGCTTTACCTCTTCTGCAGTAGCTGTCCTTCTATTTGGGACAAACTTTGTGCCTGTTAAGAAATTTGATACTGGTGATG GCATGTTCTTCCAATGGATTCTCTGTGCTTCCATATGGATAGTTTCTTTGGTGGTCAATTTAATCCAGAATTGTCCCCGCTTTTGGCCTCTGGCTATGGTTGGGGGTTTCGTCTGGGCTACAG GCAATGTTACAGTTGTCCCTATTGTTAAAACTATTGGCTTAGCTCTTGGTCTTTTGATATGGGCTTCTTTTAATTTGCTGACGGGTTGGGCAAGTTCAAG gtttggttggtttggaaTTGACCCAGAAGAGGTTGCAAGACCAATCTTAAATTATATTGGAGCTGGACTTTCACTATTAAG tgctgtcatatttctttttataaaaccTGAAGTCCAGAGTTCTTCAGCTTCATTAGAAAGCACGCCTTTACTGAGAGAAAGT TCTGTTAATGTTTCTGAAGATACCTCTGATGACTCGTGGGTGAACAGACTTTCTCCAGCAAAAAAGAGACTCAT agGATGTAGCCTGGCCGTAGTAGCTGGAATACTCTACGGTTCCAGTTTTGTACCAGTACTTTACATCAAGGACCATGGAAGAAGAAATGAATCTATATACACAGGAGCAAGTCAATTTG atttAGATTATGTGTTTGCACACTTCAGTGGAATCTTTCTCACAAGTACCATCTACTTTTTGATCTACTGTGCAGTTAGGAAAAATAAACCTAATGTTTATCCCCAAGCCATATTGCCAG GGTTTGTTTCTGGTGTTCTTTGGGCAATAGCCAATTGCTGCTGGTTCATAGCCAATCACTATCTCAGTGCCGTGGTCAGCTTTCCAATAATTACTGCA GGTCCTGGCCTTGTTGCTGCAATGTGGGGAGTCcttgtatttaaagaaatcaag GGACTGAAAAACTACGTGTTACTCTCAGTAGCATTTTGCATCATTTTAGCCGGATCACTCTCCACAGCTTTTTCTAAAGTTTGA
- the TMEM144 gene encoding transmembrane protein 144 isoform X2 — protein MNFGQAYSTFNISNGTDLAIGFTSSAVAVLLFGTNFVPVKKFDTGDGMFFQWILCASIWIVSLVVNLIQNCPRFWPLAMVGGFVWATGNVTVVPIVKTIGLALGLLIWASFNLLTGWASSRFGWFGIDPEEVARPILNYIGAGLSLLSAVIFLFIKPEVQSSSASLESTPLLRESSVNVSEDTSDDSWVNRLSPAKKRLIGCSLAVVAGILYGSSFVPVLYIKDHGRRNESIYTGASQFDLDYVFAHFSGIFLTSTIYFLIYCAVRKNKPNVYPQAILPGFVSGVLWAIANCCWFIANHYLSAVVSFPIITAGLKNYVLLSVAFCIILAGSLSTAFSKV, from the exons ATGAACTTCGGGCAAGCTTACAGTACCTTTAACATCAGCAATGGGACAGATCTGGCTATTGGCTTTACCTCTTCTGCAGTAGCTGTCCTTCTATTTGGGACAAACTTTGTGCCTGTTAAGAAATTTGATACTGGTGATG GCATGTTCTTCCAATGGATTCTCTGTGCTTCCATATGGATAGTTTCTTTGGTGGTCAATTTAATCCAGAATTGTCCCCGCTTTTGGCCTCTGGCTATGGTTGGGGGTTTCGTCTGGGCTACAG GCAATGTTACAGTTGTCCCTATTGTTAAAACTATTGGCTTAGCTCTTGGTCTTTTGATATGGGCTTCTTTTAATTTGCTGACGGGTTGGGCAAGTTCAAG gtttggttggtttggaaTTGACCCAGAAGAGGTTGCAAGACCAATCTTAAATTATATTGGAGCTGGACTTTCACTATTAAG tgctgtcatatttctttttataaaaccTGAAGTCCAGAGTTCTTCAGCTTCATTAGAAAGCACGCCTTTACTGAGAGAAAGT TCTGTTAATGTTTCTGAAGATACCTCTGATGACTCGTGGGTGAACAGACTTTCTCCAGCAAAAAAGAGACTCAT agGATGTAGCCTGGCCGTAGTAGCTGGAATACTCTACGGTTCCAGTTTTGTACCAGTACTTTACATCAAGGACCATGGAAGAAGAAATGAATCTATATACACAGGAGCAAGTCAATTTG atttAGATTATGTGTTTGCACACTTCAGTGGAATCTTTCTCACAAGTACCATCTACTTTTTGATCTACTGTGCAGTTAGGAAAAATAAACCTAATGTTTATCCCCAAGCCATATTGCCAG GGTTTGTTTCTGGTGTTCTTTGGGCAATAGCCAATTGCTGCTGGTTCATAGCCAATCACTATCTCAGTGCCGTGGTCAGCTTTCCAATAATTACTGCA GGACTGAAAAACTACGTGTTACTCTCAGTAGCATTTTGCATCATTTTAGCCGGATCACTCTCCACAGCTTTTTCTAAAGTTTGA
- the TMEM144 gene encoding transmembrane protein 144 isoform X4, translated as MFFQWILCASIWIVSLVVNLIQNCPRFWPLAMVGGFVWATGNVTVVPIVKTIGLALGLLIWASFNLLTGWASSRFGWFGIDPEEVARPILNYIGAGLSLLSAVIFLFIKPEVQSSSASLESTPLLRESSVNVSEDTSDDSWVNRLSPAKKRLIGCSLAVVAGILYGSSFVPVLYIKDHGRRNESIYTGASQFDLDYVFAHFSGIFLTSTIYFLIYCAVRKNKPNVYPQAILPGFVSGVLWAIANCCWFIANHYLSAVVSFPIITAGLKNYVLLSVAFCIILAGSLSTAFSKV; from the exons ATGTTCTTCCAATGGATTCTCTGTGCTTCCATATGGATAGTTTCTTTGGTGGTCAATTTAATCCAGAATTGTCCCCGCTTTTGGCCTCTGGCTATGGTTGGGGGTTTCGTCTGGGCTACAG GCAATGTTACAGTTGTCCCTATTGTTAAAACTATTGGCTTAGCTCTTGGTCTTTTGATATGGGCTTCTTTTAATTTGCTGACGGGTTGGGCAAGTTCAAG gtttggttggtttggaaTTGACCCAGAAGAGGTTGCAAGACCAATCTTAAATTATATTGGAGCTGGACTTTCACTATTAAG tgctgtcatatttctttttataaaaccTGAAGTCCAGAGTTCTTCAGCTTCATTAGAAAGCACGCCTTTACTGAGAGAAAGT TCTGTTAATGTTTCTGAAGATACCTCTGATGACTCGTGGGTGAACAGACTTTCTCCAGCAAAAAAGAGACTCAT agGATGTAGCCTGGCCGTAGTAGCTGGAATACTCTACGGTTCCAGTTTTGTACCAGTACTTTACATCAAGGACCATGGAAGAAGAAATGAATCTATATACACAGGAGCAAGTCAATTTG atttAGATTATGTGTTTGCACACTTCAGTGGAATCTTTCTCACAAGTACCATCTACTTTTTGATCTACTGTGCAGTTAGGAAAAATAAACCTAATGTTTATCCCCAAGCCATATTGCCAG GGTTTGTTTCTGGTGTTCTTTGGGCAATAGCCAATTGCTGCTGGTTCATAGCCAATCACTATCTCAGTGCCGTGGTCAGCTTTCCAATAATTACTGCA GGACTGAAAAACTACGTGTTACTCTCAGTAGCATTTTGCATCATTTTAGCCGGATCACTCTCCACAGCTTTTTCTAAAGTTTGA
- the TMEM144 gene encoding transmembrane protein 144 isoform X3: protein MFFQWILCASIWIVSLVVNLIQNCPRFWPLAMVGGFVWATGNVTVVPIVKTIGLALGLLIWASFNLLTGWASSRFGWFGIDPEEVARPILNYIGAGLSLLSAVIFLFIKPEVQSSSASLESTPLLRESSVNVSEDTSDDSWVNRLSPAKKRLIGCSLAVVAGILYGSSFVPVLYIKDHGRRNESIYTGASQFDLDYVFAHFSGIFLTSTIYFLIYCAVRKNKPNVYPQAILPGFVSGVLWAIANCCWFIANHYLSAVVSFPIITAGPGLVAAMWGVLVFKEIKGLKNYVLLSVAFCIILAGSLSTAFSKV, encoded by the exons ATGTTCTTCCAATGGATTCTCTGTGCTTCCATATGGATAGTTTCTTTGGTGGTCAATTTAATCCAGAATTGTCCCCGCTTTTGGCCTCTGGCTATGGTTGGGGGTTTCGTCTGGGCTACAG GCAATGTTACAGTTGTCCCTATTGTTAAAACTATTGGCTTAGCTCTTGGTCTTTTGATATGGGCTTCTTTTAATTTGCTGACGGGTTGGGCAAGTTCAAG gtttggttggtttggaaTTGACCCAGAAGAGGTTGCAAGACCAATCTTAAATTATATTGGAGCTGGACTTTCACTATTAAG tgctgtcatatttctttttataaaaccTGAAGTCCAGAGTTCTTCAGCTTCATTAGAAAGCACGCCTTTACTGAGAGAAAGT TCTGTTAATGTTTCTGAAGATACCTCTGATGACTCGTGGGTGAACAGACTTTCTCCAGCAAAAAAGAGACTCAT agGATGTAGCCTGGCCGTAGTAGCTGGAATACTCTACGGTTCCAGTTTTGTACCAGTACTTTACATCAAGGACCATGGAAGAAGAAATGAATCTATATACACAGGAGCAAGTCAATTTG atttAGATTATGTGTTTGCACACTTCAGTGGAATCTTTCTCACAAGTACCATCTACTTTTTGATCTACTGTGCAGTTAGGAAAAATAAACCTAATGTTTATCCCCAAGCCATATTGCCAG GGTTTGTTTCTGGTGTTCTTTGGGCAATAGCCAATTGCTGCTGGTTCATAGCCAATCACTATCTCAGTGCCGTGGTCAGCTTTCCAATAATTACTGCA GGTCCTGGCCTTGTTGCTGCAATGTGGGGAGTCcttgtatttaaagaaatcaag GGACTGAAAAACTACGTGTTACTCTCAGTAGCATTTTGCATCATTTTAGCCGGATCACTCTCCACAGCTTTTTCTAAAGTTTGA